The Pseudomonas benzenivorans region CCAGCATCGAAACCAAGCAACAGGCCATGGAAGTCCTCGCACCCTTTATCGAGCAGGGCAGCCAGGTCATGGTTCAGGCACTGCTCAGCGAGGGCAAGATCCTCACCTGCGGCAACGGCGGCTCGGCCGGCGATGCCCAGCACTTTTCCTCCGAGCTGCTCAACCGCTTCGAGCGCGAGCGCCCCAGCCTGCCGGCGATCGCCCTGACCACCGACAGCTCGACCATCACCTCGATCGCCAACGACTACAGCTACAACGAGGTGTTTTCCAAGCAAATCCGCGCACTCGGCCAACCGGGCGACGTGCTCCTGGCCATCTCCACCAGCGGCAACTCGGCCAACGTGATCCAGGCCATCCAGGCCGCCCACGACCGCGAGATGACAGTAGTCGCCCTGACCGGCCGTGACGGCGGCGGCATGGCCTCGCTGCTGCTGCCGGAGGATGTGGAGATCCGCGTGCCTTCGCGCATCACCGCACGCATTCAGGAAGTACACCTGCTGACCATCCACTGCCTGTGCGACCTGATCGACAGCCAACTGTTCGGGAGTGAAGAATGACCCGCAACCCACTGCTCCTCGCCGCCCTGGCCCTCACCCTTGCTCTGGCGGGCTGCGGCAGCCGCAGCATCGGCAACAAGATCGATGACCAGTTCATCGCCCCCGCAGTCGAGAACAACATCGCCCGCGCCCATGTCGACCTGACCAGCCCCACCTCGCACATAGTGGTCACCAGCTACAACGGCGTGGTCCTGCTCGCCGGCCAGACCCCGCGCAGCGACCTCAAGGGCATGGCCGAACAGGCCGCGCGCCGGGTCCAGGGCGTGAGCAAGGTGCATAACGAACTGCAGGTGCTGCAGCCAACCTCGTTGCTGGCACGCAGTAACGACACCCTGCTGACCAGCAAGATCAAGACCCAGATGCTCGCGGACGCCAGCGTTCCCGGCTCGCGCATCAAGGTGATCACCGAGAACGGCATCGTCTATCTGCTGGGCCTGGTCTCGCGCCAGGAGGCCAATCAGGCCACCGCCCTGGTACAGGGCGTGTCCGGGGTGCAGAAGATCGTCAAGCTGTTCCAGTACACCAACTGACCGCCATCTGCCCCACGAAAAAGGCGATCCTCGGATCGCCTTTTTCGTTTACTTGACCACCTTCAGGCTGGGCCGCCCGCTCGGCCGCGGCGGCTCGCCATCCGGCGGGCCCTGATCGTCGGGCCCGTCACCGTCCTCGTCATCCGGCACCGGCGGCTCCAGATCGAAGACCATGCCCTGGCCGTTTTCCCGGGCATAGATCGCCATAACGGCCGCGGAGGGGATGTACAGGCTGTGCGCCACCCCACCGAAACGCCCCTCGAAGCTCACCGCCTCGTTGTCCATATGCAGATGGCGCACCGCCCCGGGGGACACGTTCAGCACGATCTGGCCGTCACTGGCGAAACCCGGCGGCACTTGTACGCCGGCGAAATCGGCATCGACCAGCAGATGGGGGGTGCAGTCGTTGTCGACGATCCACTCGTAGAGGGCACGAACCAAATAGGGACGACTGGAGTTCATCGGAACCTCCTCAGGTATTAACGCATCTCGCGCTCGGCAGCGGACAGACTGGCCCGAAAGCCCTCCCGGGCGAACTGACGCTCCATATAATCGAGCAACGGCTTGGCCGGCTTCGGCAACTCGATGCCCAGCAACGGCAGGCGCCAGAGAATCGGCAGCAGGCAGCAGTCCACCAGACTCAACTCCTCGCTGAGGAAGTACGGCTTGTCGGCGAACAGCGGCGAGACGCCCGTCAGGCTCTCGCGCAGCTCCTTGCGCGCCTGAACCCGAGCCGTCTCCTTGCTGCGCGGATCGAGAATCAGATCCACCAGGGCGCACCAGTCGCGCTGGATGCGGTGGATCAGCAGGCGGCTGTTGGCCCTAGCCACCGGATACACCGGCAGTAGCGGCGGATGGGGGTAGCGCTCATCCAGATACTCCATCACCACCGTCGACTCGTACAACGCCAGATCGCGATCGACCAGGGTCGGCAGGCTGGCATAGGGGTTGACCTCGAGCAGTTGAGGCGGGCAGCGGCCCGGCTCGACACTGATGATCTCGGCGCCGACACCCTTCTCGGCGAGCACGATACGCACACGGTGGGAGTAGTGGTCGGCGGGGTCGGAATAACAGGCCAACCTATTGGTCACGCCCATGGCGATCCTCCTCGCTTATAAGGTTATCTGAAGCAGAAAGACCTGCGCGCCCAAGGGGGCGCGCAGGTCTGGGACGGAACGGCGACGATTTTAATGCACGTCCTTCCAGTATTCACGCTTGAGCAAATAGGCGAATACGAAGAAGAACGCCAGGTACAGCAGCACGTAGGTGCCGATACGCTGACTTTCCAGCTTCACCGGGTTGGCCGAATAGGCCAGGAAGGTCACCAGATTCTTGACCTTCTCGTCGAACTGCTCCTCGGTCAACTCACCGGTCTTCGGCTCGATGGTGAGTTGATCGCAGGCCTCGTGCGTGATGGGCGTGCCGGTCAGCGGATCGAACTGCTTCTTGCCGTCCTCGACCACCTGCACCTGCTTGCAACCGATGTACTGGCGCCCCTGCAGCTCAGCCAGCACGTTCGGCATGCCGACGTTCGGGAAGACCTTGTTATTCGCCCCCAGCGGACGGCTCGGATCTTCGTAGAAGGTGCGCAGGTAGGTATACAGCCAGTCGGTGCCACGCACGCGAGCGACCAGGGTCAGATCCGGCGGCGCCGCGCCGAACCAGGCCT contains the following coding sequences:
- a CDS encoding phosphoheptose isomerase, with translation MDMQARIRQLFQASIETKQQAMEVLAPFIEQGSQVMVQALLSEGKILTCGNGGSAGDAQHFSSELLNRFERERPSLPAIALTTDSSTITSIANDYSYNEVFSKQIRALGQPGDVLLAISTSGNSANVIQAIQAAHDREMTVVALTGRDGGGMASLLLPEDVEIRVPSRITARIQEVHLLTIHCLCDLIDSQLFGSEE
- a CDS encoding BON domain-containing protein; translated protein: MTRNPLLLAALALTLALAGCGSRSIGNKIDDQFIAPAVENNIARAHVDLTSPTSHIVVTSYNGVVLLAGQTPRSDLKGMAEQAARRVQGVSKVHNELQVLQPTSLLARSNDTLLTSKIKTQMLADASVPGSRIKVITENGIVYLLGLVSRQEANQATALVQGVSGVQKIVKLFQYTN
- a CDS encoding ClpXP protease specificity-enhancing factor, coding for MNSSRPYLVRALYEWIVDNDCTPHLLVDADFAGVQVPPGFASDGQIVLNVSPGAVRHLHMDNEAVSFEGRFGGVAHSLYIPSAAVMAIYARENGQGMVFDLEPPVPDDEDGDGPDDQGPPDGEPPRPSGRPSLKVVK
- a CDS encoding glutathione S-transferase N-terminal domain-containing protein, with protein sequence MGVTNRLACYSDPADHYSHRVRIVLAEKGVGAEIISVEPGRCPPQLLEVNPYASLPTLVDRDLALYESTVVMEYLDERYPHPPLLPVYPVARANSRLLIHRIQRDWCALVDLILDPRSKETARVQARKELRESLTGVSPLFADKPYFLSEELSLVDCCLLPILWRLPLLGIELPKPAKPLLDYMERQFAREGFRASLSAAEREMR
- a CDS encoding cytochrome c1, encoding MKKLFAALIFAAMPALALGAGGNYPLDKVDIDLTDKAAMQDGLRTFANYCMGCHAAKFQRYERVADDLGIPHELMLDNLVFNDAKIGDHMKIGMKPEDAKAWFGAAPPDLTLVARVRGTDWLYTYLRTFYEDPSRPLGANNKVFPNVGMPNVLAELQGRQYIGCKQVQVVEDGKKQFDPLTGTPITHEACDQLTIEPKTGELTEEQFDEKVKNLVTFLAYSANPVKLESQRIGTYVLLYLAFFFVFAYLLKREYWKDVH